Proteins co-encoded in one Methylomonas albis genomic window:
- a CDS encoding quinone-dependent dihydroorotate dehydrogenase, whose amino-acid sequence MNLYPLLRPLLFSLDPETAHHVTLDLLKLAQRSGLSVLSKPKASDKPVEVMGLNFKNPLGLAAGLDKNGDYIDALAELGFGFIEIGTVTPRPQPGNPKPRLFRLPEHQAIINRMGFNNLGVDHLLEQVGKCQYRGVLGINIGKNADTPLENATGDYLIGLRKSYAAASYITINISSPNTKNLRQLQQGDEIKQLLSALKEEQLKLQAAQGKYTPIAVKIAPDLTDEEISHIAALLVEFAMDGVIATNTTIARDKIQGHIHANEAGGLSGAPVKDSATRVVKGLAAELNGKLPIIAAGGILSRADAEEKLAAGASLVQIYSGLIYRGPALIEEILSAS is encoded by the coding sequence ATGAACCTTTATCCTTTGCTACGCCCCCTACTGTTCTCCCTGGATCCGGAAACCGCGCATCACGTCACGCTGGATTTGTTAAAGCTGGCCCAGCGCAGTGGCTTGTCGGTCTTGAGCAAACCCAAAGCCAGCGACAAACCGGTCGAGGTGATGGGTTTGAATTTTAAAAACCCGCTGGGACTGGCAGCCGGCCTGGATAAAAACGGCGACTATATAGACGCCTTGGCCGAGCTAGGTTTTGGCTTTATCGAAATCGGTACCGTCACCCCGCGCCCGCAACCCGGCAACCCCAAGCCGCGCCTATTCCGCCTGCCGGAACACCAGGCCATCATCAACCGGATGGGCTTTAATAATCTGGGTGTCGATCATTTGCTGGAACAAGTCGGCAAATGCCAATATCGCGGGGTACTGGGCATTAATATCGGCAAGAACGCAGATACGCCGCTGGAAAACGCGACCGGCGATTATTTGATTGGCTTGCGCAAAAGCTATGCGGCGGCGAGCTATATCACCATTAACATCTCTTCGCCCAACACCAAGAATTTACGCCAGCTGCAGCAAGGCGACGAGATCAAACAATTATTAAGCGCTTTGAAGGAAGAACAACTTAAGTTGCAAGCAGCGCAGGGCAAATACACGCCCATCGCGGTAAAAATCGCCCCGGATTTAACGGATGAAGAAATTAGCCACATCGCGGCATTGCTGGTGGAGTTTGCCATGGATGGCGTCATCGCCACCAACACCACCATCGCCCGCGATAAAATCCAGGGCCATATCCACGCCAACGAAGCCGGCGGCTTGAGCGGCGCACCTGTAAAAGACAGTGCGACTCGCGTCGTGAAAGGTTTGGCGGCGGAATTGAACGGCAAACTGCCGATTATCGCGGCCGGCGGCATTCTCAGCCGCGCGGACGCCGAGGAAAAACTCGCAGCCGGAGCCAGCCTGGTGCAAATCTACAGCGGCTTGATTTATAGAGGCCCGGCATTGATCGAAGAGATATTGAGTGCTAGCTGA
- a CDS encoding UbiX family flavin prenyltransferase, with the protein MSDKKRLVIAMTGATGAIYGIRMLQVLRERDEWETHLVISSAGLVNLKYELDMDKAALYELADVTHGINDIASCIASGSFKTEGVVIAPCSMKTLAAVAHGFGDNLISRAADVALKERRKTVLVPRETPLNLAHIRNMASVTEMGGIIFPPMPAFYNKTDSVRAMVDEGVGRILDMFGVDAAGLYKPWVGLGG; encoded by the coding sequence ATGAGCGACAAAAAACGACTGGTGATTGCGATGACCGGCGCTACCGGGGCCATTTATGGCATCAGGATGCTGCAAGTGTTGCGGGAGCGAGACGAATGGGAAACGCATCTGGTGATATCGTCCGCAGGTTTGGTCAATCTGAAATACGAGCTGGATATGGATAAGGCGGCGTTGTACGAGTTGGCGGATGTTACGCATGGCATAAACGACATTGCTTCTTGCATTGCCAGTGGTTCGTTCAAGACCGAGGGCGTGGTGATTGCGCCGTGCTCGATGAAAACGCTGGCAGCAGTGGCGCATGGGTTTGGCGATAACTTGATTTCCCGAGCGGCGGATGTGGCCTTAAAAGAGCGCCGTAAAACGGTGCTGGTGCCCCGCGAAACGCCGTTAAATTTGGCGCATATTCGCAATATGGCCAGCGTGACTGAAATGGGCGGGATTATCTTTCCGCCGATGCCGGCCTTTTACAACAAGACCGATTCCGTGCGGGCGATGGTTGACGAGGGCGTAGGCCGAATCCTGGATATGTTTGGGGTTGATGCGGCGGGTCTCTACAAGCCTTGGGTCGGCTTGGGCGGTTAA
- a CDS encoding efflux transporter outer membrane subunit, with amino-acid sequence MKNSSLTLLTLLSLTNLIACTPTRVGDQVAINSPAQWQHAPNAQVTEAVDLKTWWQGFNDPLLNELIDKALAANHDLKIATARVREANAMVTVAEAALYPSLDFSLSGGREKRIDRIVGVPSGQGIKLITPTADAVSGGLAARWEIDLFGGRHLEAEAAAAQAKGSKEGLHAAQVGLLAQVATNYLELRGVQQRTSILQENIALQRERLRTLQAFVKAGLANEADLARQQTLLQSTEATLPTLANAEQNLIHRLGVLLGEPPENLEHSFADADADAGPLPKQAPALPNLLPADLLAQRPDLRLAQTEVSVAAASLGSARADLYPKIVLSASGGLGALAVGGFPSLADSVYALGSGISAPIFNAGRIRAHIAAADARLDQVAANYEKTFLLTLEDVENAFVAHRSATDSFSRLTEAEASAEKAYRLVDALYSRGAGNYLAVLDAERSKLAVSDERAKAQTAVSVAMVSLYRAFGGGWRVDARES; translated from the coding sequence ATGAAAAATAGTTCCTTAACACTGCTAACCCTGCTGTCCCTGACCAATCTAATTGCCTGTACGCCGACCCGCGTCGGCGACCAAGTTGCAATCAACAGCCCGGCACAATGGCAACACGCGCCCAACGCCCAAGTCACCGAAGCGGTTGACCTGAAGACTTGGTGGCAAGGTTTCAACGATCCCTTGCTGAACGAGTTGATAGACAAGGCCTTGGCCGCGAACCACGATCTAAAGATCGCTACCGCTCGGGTTCGCGAAGCCAACGCGATGGTCACCGTCGCCGAAGCGGCGCTGTATCCCAGCCTCGATTTCTCGCTCTCCGGCGGCCGGGAAAAACGCATCGACCGCATCGTCGGCGTGCCGAGCGGGCAAGGCATCAAATTGATTACGCCCACGGCCGATGCCGTCAGCGGCGGACTGGCGGCGCGCTGGGAAATCGACTTGTTCGGCGGCCGGCATTTGGAGGCGGAAGCCGCCGCCGCGCAAGCTAAAGGCAGCAAGGAAGGCTTGCATGCGGCGCAAGTCGGCCTGTTGGCCCAGGTCGCGACCAATTATCTGGAACTGCGCGGCGTGCAGCAACGCACCAGCATTTTGCAAGAAAACATAGCCTTGCAACGTGAGCGATTGCGGACATTGCAGGCCTTTGTTAAAGCCGGGCTGGCTAACGAGGCGGACCTTGCCCGCCAGCAAACCTTGTTACAGAGCACCGAAGCGACGCTGCCGACATTGGCCAACGCCGAGCAAAACCTGATCCATCGTTTGGGTGTGTTGCTGGGCGAGCCGCCGGAAAACCTAGAACACAGCTTCGCCGATGCCGATGCCGATGCCGGTCCGTTGCCGAAACAAGCGCCGGCCCTGCCCAATTTGCTTCCTGCTGATTTACTGGCACAGAGGCCCGATTTGCGCCTGGCGCAAACCGAAGTCAGCGTGGCGGCGGCCAGCCTGGGTTCGGCACGGGCCGATCTTTATCCCAAGATAGTTTTGTCGGCCAGCGGCGGTCTCGGCGCGCTGGCGGTCGGCGGATTTCCGAGTCTGGCCGATAGCGTTTATGCCCTGGGTTCCGGCATTTCCGCGCCCATCTTCAACGCCGGCCGTATCCGCGCTCATATTGCCGCCGCCGATGCGCGGCTGGATCAGGTCGCGGCAAATTACGAAAAAACCTTTTTACTGACCCTGGAAGATGTGGAAAATGCCTTCGTCGCCCATCGTTCCGCCACCGATAGCTTCAGCCGTTTAACCGAAGCGGAAGCCTCCGCGGAAAAAGCCTACCGGTTGGTAGATGCGTTGTATAGTCGCGGCGCAGGGAATTATTTGGCTGTTCTGGATGCCGAACGCAGCAAGCTGGCTGTCAGCGACGAACGCGCCAAAGCGCAAACCGCGGTTAGCGTAGCAATGGTGTCGCTGTACCGGGCTTTTGGTGGCGGCTGGAGGGTTGATGCACGGGAGAGCTAA
- a CDS encoding efflux RND transporter permease subunit has translation MKAFNLSEWVLNHRSFTGFMLALVVLGGVFAYHMLGQQEDPPFTFRIMVVKTLYPGATALEVEQQLTDRLEKKIQELPDLDYLRSYSKPGESVIFITPREDTPPKEIPELWYQVRKKVDDIRMTLPPGSIGPFFNDEFGDTYSLIYAFSGEGFNYTDLKLAADSVRQQLLRVKDVEKVDLIGVQDEKIFVEFSDKKLAELGLDTAAVAHALQAQNAMAPAGTVYSPQRNLPIRLTGSFDSEDSVANMAVRIANRTFKVKDFAQVMRGYVDPAEFKMRFNGKPALGLGVTMNKKGNVIALGKNLDDTLAGIKNELPLGMDVEQVANQARVVKNQMAEFGQTFFEALATVLVVSFLSLGWRTGSVVALTVPLVLAATLLVMLLCGIDLQRISLGALILALGLLVDDAMIAVEMMARKLEEGWDRMRAATYAYTATAFPMLTGTLITIAGFLPVGLAQSSAGEYTVAIFQVVGISLILSWIGAVVFTPYLGFLILKVHANADGPIHDLFDTPFYNRLRRWVDACVAHRKKVIVATLALFGLGVVALTHVPEQFFPLSNRPEVIVNLWLPEGSAFEQTEAAAKRMEELLAKDEDVEHVASYVGSGTPRFFMLIVQQLANTNLAELVVMTKDNQARERVMQRVRQILETDFPNVRGRVKRLNVGPPMDYPLAFRVLGENPNIVRGIAERVAEVVRNHPGTVDVNDDWHDRMPSFRLMLDQDKARALGVSTASLSQALQAHYSGIPVGQLREQDKLIDIVWRASPELRSAADELPDVAVRTANGKSVALSQFVKFETVFEDGVRWRRNRFPTISVRADVADGKMAPDVAAEIVPKLKPIQDSLPAGYFIETGGSKEDAVNAQKSILVWIPLVLIVTLILLMMQLQNLSRTFMVFSTAPLGVIGAAFGLLLFRAPFGFVALLGILALAGMIMRNSVILVDQIDQDEKSGLDTWSAIVESTVRRFRPIMLTAAAAILAMIPLSRNDFFGPQAIAIMGGLTVATVLTVFFLPALYAAWFRVERANGGCKALT, from the coding sequence ATGAAAGCATTCAACCTCAGCGAATGGGTGCTAAACCATCGCTCTTTCACCGGTTTCATGCTGGCATTGGTGGTGCTCGGCGGGGTGTTCGCCTATCACATGCTGGGCCAGCAGGAAGATCCGCCGTTTACGTTCCGGATCATGGTCGTTAAAACCCTCTATCCCGGCGCCACCGCTTTGGAAGTCGAGCAGCAGTTGACCGACAGGCTGGAAAAGAAAATCCAGGAGCTGCCCGACCTGGATTATCTGCGCAGCTATTCTAAACCCGGCGAATCGGTGATTTTCATCACGCCGCGCGAAGATACGCCGCCCAAGGAGATTCCCGAGCTTTGGTATCAGGTGCGCAAGAAGGTCGACGATATCCGCATGACGCTGCCGCCCGGCAGCATAGGGCCGTTTTTCAACGACGAATTCGGCGATACCTATAGCCTGATTTACGCCTTCTCCGGCGAAGGCTTTAATTATACCGATCTGAAATTGGCGGCCGATTCGGTGCGCCAACAGCTGTTGCGGGTCAAGGATGTCGAGAAGGTCGATCTGATCGGCGTGCAGGACGAAAAGATTTTCGTCGAGTTTTCCGATAAAAAGCTGGCCGAACTAGGCCTGGATACGGCGGCGGTTGCCCATGCCTTGCAGGCGCAGAATGCCATGGCGCCGGCCGGCACGGTATATTCCCCGCAGCGCAATCTGCCGATACGCCTGACCGGCTCGTTCGACTCGGAAGACAGCGTCGCCAATATGGCGGTGCGCATCGCTAATCGCACCTTCAAGGTCAAGGATTTCGCCCAGGTGATGCGCGGCTACGTCGATCCCGCCGAATTCAAGATGCGTTTCAACGGCAAACCGGCGCTCGGCCTCGGCGTGACGATGAACAAGAAAGGCAACGTGATCGCCCTGGGAAAAAACTTGGACGACACGTTGGCCGGCATCAAAAATGAGTTGCCGTTAGGCATGGACGTGGAGCAAGTCGCCAATCAAGCGCGTGTGGTGAAAAACCAGATGGCGGAATTCGGCCAAACCTTTTTTGAGGCGCTGGCGACCGTGTTGGTGGTCAGCTTTTTGAGCCTGGGCTGGCGCACCGGGTCCGTGGTCGCGCTGACCGTGCCGCTGGTGCTCGCCGCGACCTTATTGGTCATGCTGCTTTGCGGCATCGATTTGCAACGGATTTCCTTGGGCGCTTTGATTCTGGCGCTAGGCCTGCTGGTGGACGATGCGATGATCGCCGTCGAGATGATGGCCCGCAAGCTGGAAGAAGGTTGGGACCGGATGCGCGCCGCGACCTATGCTTATACTGCCACTGCCTTTCCAATGCTGACCGGTACCTTGATCACCATCGCCGGCTTCCTGCCGGTTGGTCTGGCGCAATCCTCGGCCGGTGAATATACCGTGGCGATTTTTCAGGTAGTTGGCATTTCGCTGATACTGTCTTGGATAGGCGCGGTGGTGTTCACCCCGTATCTGGGATTCTTGATCCTCAAAGTGCATGCCAACGCCGACGGCCCGATCCACGATTTGTTCGATACGCCGTTCTACAATCGTTTGCGGCGTTGGGTTGATGCCTGTGTCGCGCACCGTAAGAAAGTGATCGTCGCCACGCTGGCCTTGTTCGGTCTCGGCGTCGTGGCTTTAACTCATGTCCCCGAACAGTTTTTCCCGCTGTCCAACCGGCCGGAAGTCATCGTCAATCTTTGGCTGCCGGAAGGCAGTGCCTTCGAGCAAACCGAAGCCGCCGCCAAACGCATGGAAGAGCTGTTAGCCAAGGACGAGGACGTCGAACACGTCGCCAGCTATGTTGGCAGCGGCACACCGAGGTTTTTCATGTTGATCGTGCAGCAATTGGCGAATACCAATCTGGCCGAATTGGTGGTGATGACCAAGGATAACCAGGCGCGCGAACGGGTGATGCAGCGCGTCCGGCAGATTCTGGAGACGGATTTCCCGAATGTCAGGGGCCGGGTCAAGCGCCTGAATGTCGGGCCGCCGATGGATTATCCGTTGGCGTTCAGGGTGCTCGGCGAAAATCCCAACATCGTGCGCGGCATTGCCGAGCGGGTGGCCGAGGTCGTGCGAAACCATCCCGGCACCGTCGACGTCAACGACGACTGGCATGACCGCATGCCGTCGTTCCGACTGATGCTGGATCAGGACAAGGCGCGGGCCCTGGGTGTGTCGACGGCCAGCCTGTCGCAAGCCTTACAGGCGCATTACAGCGGCATCCCGGTCGGGCAATTGCGCGAACAGGATAAATTGATAGACATCGTCTGGCGGGCCAGTCCCGAATTGCGTAGCGCCGCCGACGAATTGCCGGATGTCGCGGTGCGCACCGCCAATGGCAAGTCGGTAGCGCTGTCCCAGTTCGTCAAGTTCGAGACCGTATTCGAGGACGGCGTGCGCTGGCGGCGTAACCGCTTTCCAACCATCTCGGTGCGCGCCGACGTGGCCGACGGCAAGATGGCCCCAGACGTGGCGGCGGAAATCGTCCCGAAACTTAAACCGATACAGGACAGCCTGCCGGCCGGTTATTTCATCGAAACCGGCGGCTCCAAGGAAGACGCGGTGAACGCGCAGAAGTCGATTCTGGTTTGGATTCCATTGGTGCTGATCGTCACGCTGATTTTGTTGATGATGCAGTTGCAGAATCTGTCCAGGACGTTCATGGTGTTCAGCACCGCGCCGCTGGGCGTGATCGGCGCGGCCTTCGGCTTGCTGTTGTTTAGGGCGCCGTTCGGTTTTGTGGCCTTGCTGGGCATTCTGGCGCTGGCCGGCATGATCATGCGCAACTCGGTGATTCTGGTGGATCAGATCGATCAGGATGAAAAATCGGGACTCGACACCTGGTCGGCCATCGTCGAATCGACGGTGCGGCGCTTCCGGCCAATCATGCTGACCGCGGCGGCGGCGATTCTGGCGATGATCCCGTTGTCGCGCAACGATTTCTTCGGCCCACAGGCTATTGCGATCATGGGCGGGCTGACGGTGGCAACCGTGTTGACGGTGTTCTTCCTGCCGGCGTTGTATGCGGCGTGGTTCAGGGTGGAGCGTGCGAACGGAGGTTGTAAAGCCCTCACCTAA
- the thiO gene encoding glycine oxidase ThiO has translation MTTHLDILIIGGGISGLLTARELRLAGREVTILDKSKPGLESSWAGGGILLPIYPWRQAAAISELAVNSLKKYPALSQELLTATGIDPEWYDCGMLICQNPDHEQAIQWCEHYGIDYQPAAPSLTAPFTSHYDQALWLPEIAQARNPRLLKSLHAYLIQAGVQFLDTTEVRKISIANRQVEHIETADKSYSAQHLIISAGAWTTDLMQDLLPDWPVDLQIQPVRGQMLLFDATPSTLSYMVLGGDQYLIPRRDGKILAGSTVEQAGFNKITTAEAKQQLYQFATELLPTLKNYPVCHHWAGLRPGSPQGIPTIGQHPDIENLSINAGHFRNGLVMGPASAKLLADLILQRPTEIDPTPYSLTRATAP, from the coding sequence ATGACCACACACCTGGATATTCTGATCATCGGCGGCGGCATCAGCGGCCTGCTAACGGCCCGAGAACTGCGTCTTGCCGGCCGTGAGGTTACCATCCTCGACAAATCCAAACCCGGCCTGGAATCCTCATGGGCTGGCGGCGGTATTTTGCTGCCGATTTATCCCTGGCGACAAGCCGCAGCCATCTCCGAATTAGCCGTCAACAGCTTAAAAAAATACCCTGCCTTAAGCCAGGAACTGCTCACCGCTACCGGCATTGATCCGGAGTGGTATGACTGCGGCATGCTGATCTGTCAAAATCCGGACCATGAACAAGCCATACAATGGTGCGAACACTACGGCATCGACTACCAGCCGGCAGCGCCGAGCTTGACAGCGCCGTTTACCAGCCATTACGACCAAGCGTTATGGCTACCGGAAATTGCCCAAGCCCGCAATCCAAGACTATTAAAATCGCTCCACGCTTATTTAATACAAGCAGGCGTACAATTTCTGGATACAACCGAAGTCCGCAAGATCAGCATTGCCAATCGCCAGGTTGAGCACATTGAAACCGCCGACAAGAGCTATTCCGCGCAACATCTGATCATTAGCGCCGGCGCCTGGACTACCGATTTGATGCAGGACTTATTGCCGGACTGGCCGGTAGACTTGCAAATCCAGCCGGTCAGAGGCCAGATGCTGTTGTTTGACGCCACCCCTAGCACCTTGTCTTATATGGTATTGGGCGGCGATCAATATTTGATTCCGCGCCGCGACGGCAAAATCCTCGCTGGCAGCACCGTGGAGCAGGCGGGCTTTAACAAGATCACCACCGCAGAGGCCAAACAGCAGCTTTACCAATTCGCCACGGAATTACTGCCGACCTTGAAAAACTATCCGGTTTGCCATCATTGGGCCGGTTTGCGGCCGGGCAGCCCGCAAGGCATCCCGACTATCGGCCAACACCCGGACATTGAAAATCTCAGCATCAATGCCGGCCATTTTAGAAATGGTTTGGTGATGGGCCCGGCATCCGCAAAACTGTTGGCTGATCTGATATTGCAGCGCCCCACCGAAATAGACCCGACCCCATATTCGCTAACTCGAGCAACCGCGCCATGA
- a CDS encoding ABC transporter permease, which translates to MNIYGIRAIYRFEMARTFRTLAQSIAAPVLTTSLYFIVFGKAIGSRMGDIDSVSYGAFIIPGLVMLNLLNESISNASFGIYMPKWAGTIYELLSAPVSWIEVLLGYVGAAATKSVLLGLLILGTARLFVPYEIAHPLWMIGFLLLTAVTFSLFGFIIGLWADSFQKLQVVPMLVVTPLTFLGGAFYSINMLPPLWQKITLFNPVVYLISGFRWSFYGIADVDVAMSIGMTFGFLTVCLIFVWWVFKTGYKIRN; encoded by the coding sequence ATGAATATCTACGGCATTCGCGCCATTTACCGCTTTGAAATGGCCCGCACCTTTCGGACTTTGGCGCAAAGCATCGCCGCGCCGGTGCTGACCACCTCGCTGTACTTCATCGTCTTCGGCAAAGCCATCGGTTCGCGGATGGGCGACATTGACAGCGTTAGCTACGGTGCCTTCATCATCCCCGGCTTGGTGATGCTAAATCTGCTGAACGAAAGCATCTCCAACGCTTCTTTCGGCATTTACATGCCCAAATGGGCCGGCACGATTTACGAACTGCTGTCGGCGCCGGTGTCTTGGATCGAAGTGCTGCTGGGTTATGTGGGGGCGGCGGCGACCAAGTCGGTGCTGTTGGGCTTGCTTATCTTGGGCACGGCTCGACTATTTGTGCCTTACGAGATCGCCCATCCGCTTTGGATGATCGGCTTTTTACTGCTGACAGCCGTTACCTTCAGCCTGTTCGGCTTCATTATCGGCCTGTGGGCCGACAGTTTTCAGAAGCTGCAGGTGGTGCCGATGTTGGTTGTGACGCCGCTGACTTTCCTGGGCGGCGCCTTCTATTCGATCAATATGCTGCCGCCTTTGTGGCAGAAGATCACCTTGTTCAATCCGGTGGTGTATTTGATCAGCGGCTTTCGTTGGAGCTTTTACGGCATTGCCGATGTGGATGTCGCCATGAGCATAGGCATGACCTTCGGCTTTCTGACCGTCTGTTTGATCTTTGTCTGGTGGGTGTTTAAGACCGGGTACAAGATTAGAAATTAA
- the pip gene encoding prolyl aminopeptidase produces MKILYPDISPYHTFFLETGSDHRVYVEQSGNPAGIPAIFLHGGPCSGTKPDHRRFFDPERYRVILMDQRGCGLSEPFGELQGNTTQDLLADMERIRIQLRIEKWLLFGGSWGGTLALLYAQQHPSQVLAMILRGVFLARQADMEWFLGNGVNKIYPERWQILLDNLPNLPDANVLERFVEAIFGADQEAAKCAAQQWQAWSGQVALGNDYLESMESVNEQMLRQVKMELSYAIHDYFIPENQILEHCAALQSIPAIIIHGRNDLTCPAEAGWRLHQTLPQSRYTVLPNAGHIARGEEMIDALVSATDEMAKLLA; encoded by the coding sequence ATGAAAATCCTTTATCCGGACATTTCGCCGTATCACACTTTTTTTCTTGAAACCGGCAGTGATCACCGGGTATATGTAGAGCAATCCGGTAATCCGGCCGGTATTCCCGCGATATTTTTGCACGGTGGGCCGTGTTCCGGCACCAAGCCGGATCACCGTCGATTTTTCGACCCCGAGCGCTACCGTGTCATTCTGATGGATCAGCGCGGATGCGGCTTGTCGGAGCCGTTTGGCGAATTGCAAGGTAATACCACTCAGGATTTGCTGGCGGATATGGAGCGCATCCGCATTCAATTACGGATTGAAAAATGGTTGTTATTCGGCGGTTCCTGGGGCGGGACCTTGGCTTTGCTTTATGCTCAGCAGCATCCGAGTCAGGTGTTGGCAATGATCTTGCGCGGTGTGTTTTTGGCACGGCAGGCTGATATGGAATGGTTTCTGGGGAATGGCGTCAATAAAATCTACCCAGAGCGCTGGCAGATATTGTTGGATAATCTGCCCAATTTGCCGGACGCCAACGTCTTGGAGCGGTTTGTGGAGGCAATTTTCGGTGCCGATCAGGAAGCTGCTAAATGCGCTGCTCAACAATGGCAGGCCTGGAGCGGGCAAGTGGCTTTAGGGAATGACTATTTGGAGAGTATGGAGTCGGTTAACGAGCAGATGTTGCGGCAAGTGAAAATGGAATTGTCTTATGCCATTCATGATTATTTCATCCCCGAAAATCAAATCCTGGAACACTGTGCGGCGTTACAGTCGATACCGGCTATCATCATTCATGGTCGAAACGATTTGACCTGTCCTGCGGAAGCCGGCTGGCGTCTGCATCAGACCTTACCACAATCGCGTTACACAGTGTTGCCGAACGCCGGCCACATTGCGCGGGGCGAGGAAATGATCGACGCGTTGGTGTCGGCGACCGATGAAATGGCTAAACTTTTGGCGTAG
- a CDS encoding MipA/OmpV family protein — MVAPQVQAADSKAERIADSAARKTEALEAQMQQMADQMQAMQAELSRVKSSSANASTANAKVQELDQWMASVKSTPAQASAKDNLVAVRGGWSALDHARGNTTLLTDGNLLSNNRNNEGFYFGGAFDFNVNNDLFGLMDDTSFAIELGVEYAQYGTGTNALTDGTLTALQTANGNTIVLNGKSPRATDARLRINASPKIKFMHDSKLRPWIIPVGLDINILGVPSNAVSVLNAGLNFGAGAEYDLYRGIVLGTDVRYHYSTSKLDGTPTDGFNAGGYVGFKF; from the coding sequence ATGGTTGCCCCACAAGTTCAAGCAGCAGATTCCAAAGCTGAGCGTATAGCTGATTCTGCCGCTAGAAAAACCGAAGCGTTGGAAGCGCAAATGCAACAAATGGCTGATCAAATGCAAGCCATGCAAGCCGAATTGAGCCGCGTTAAATCTTCTTCTGCTAATGCTTCAACCGCCAATGCGAAAGTTCAAGAGCTGGACCAATGGATGGCGTCTGTTAAATCAACACCTGCTCAAGCGTCTGCAAAAGACAACTTGGTCGCGGTTCGTGGTGGTTGGTCGGCACTGGATCATGCTAGAGGTAATACCACTCTTTTAACAGACGGCAATTTGTTGTCAAATAACCGTAATAACGAAGGTTTTTACTTCGGTGGTGCGTTCGACTTCAATGTGAATAACGACTTGTTCGGCTTGATGGATGATACATCGTTCGCTATCGAATTGGGTGTTGAATATGCTCAATACGGTACAGGTACTAACGCATTGACAGACGGCACGCTTACTGCTTTGCAAACTGCCAACGGCAACACAATCGTTCTCAATGGTAAGTCTCCAAGAGCAACAGACGCTCGCTTGAGAATCAACGCATCTCCAAAAATTAAATTCATGCACGACAGCAAATTGCGTCCATGGATTATCCCGGTCGGTCTTGACATCAACATCCTGGGTGTTCCGTCCAACGCGGTTTCTGTGTTGAATGCCGGTTTAAACTTCGGCGCCGGTGCTGAATACGATCTGTACAGAGGCATCGTGTTGGGTACTGACGTGCGTTACCACTATTCAACCAGCAAACTGGACGGTACACCTACCGACGGTTTCAATGCTGGCGGCTACGTAGGTTTCAAATTCTAA
- a CDS encoding ABC transporter ATP-binding protein, with product MNSDPIISIRGVNKTYAGGFQALKNINLDIKRGEIFALLGANGAGKTTLIGIVCGIVNASAGNIIADGYDTRRDYRAVRAAIGLVPQELHTDAFESVWATVNFSRGLFGKPPNPAYVEKVLRDLSLWDKRDAKIMSLSGGMKRRVLIAKALAHEPTILFLDEPSAGVDVELRHDMWRMVRELRANGTTIILTTHYIEEAEDMADRIGVINKGELIIVEDKAVLMRKLGKKQLTLTLRQSMTEIPAELDAWALTLTADGERLVYSFDTQEEETGIAELLRRLNEHGIDFKDLSSNESSLEDIFVSLVHQSQGTQS from the coding sequence ATGAATAGCGACCCCATTATTTCCATTCGCGGGGTCAACAAGACCTATGCCGGCGGTTTCCAAGCGCTGAAGAACATCAACCTGGACATAAAGCGCGGTGAGATCTTTGCTTTGCTCGGTGCCAATGGTGCGGGTAAAACCACCTTGATCGGGATCGTTTGCGGTATCGTCAACGCCAGTGCCGGCAACATCATCGCTGACGGCTACGACACACGCCGAGACTACCGCGCCGTGCGCGCCGCCATCGGTTTGGTGCCACAGGAATTGCACACCGACGCCTTCGAGTCGGTTTGGGCCACGGTCAATTTTAGTCGCGGACTGTTCGGCAAGCCGCCCAATCCTGCCTACGTGGAAAAAGTGCTGCGCGATTTATCGTTGTGGGACAAGCGCGATGCGAAAATCATGTCGCTATCCGGCGGTATGAAACGCCGGGTGCTGATCGCCAAGGCGCTGGCGCATGAGCCGACGATATTGTTTTTGGATGAGCCGAGCGCCGGCGTGGATGTGGAGTTGCGTCACGACATGTGGCGCATGGTCCGCGAACTGCGCGCCAACGGCACCACCATCATTCTGACTACCCATTACATCGAAGAAGCCGAAGACATGGCGGACCGTATTGGCGTCATCAATAAAGGCGAATTGATCATCGTGGAAGACAAAGCCGTGCTGATGCGTAAGCTCGGCAAGAAGCAACTGACGCTGACTTTGCGCCAGTCCATGACCGAGATTCCGGCCGAGCTTGACGCTTGGGCCTTAACGCTGACAGCAGACGGCGAACGCTTGGTCTATAGCTTCGACACCCAGGAGGAAGAGACAGGGATTGCCGAGCTGCTGCGCCGGCTAAACGAACACGGTATCGATTTCAAAGATCTTAGCTCCAACGAAAGCTCGCTGGAAGACATTTTCGTCAGTCTGGTTCATCAATCCCAAGGGACGCAATCATGA